In Chloroflexota bacterium, the genomic stretch CGCTGAGATTTCAAGGCTGCTATGGCGCTGGATCCGCTCCCGATAAATGGGTCCAGGATAACCTCGTTCTTATAGGTATACAGCTGGATTAGCCGATAAGGCAGCTCAACAGGGAATGGCGCCGGATGGCCTATTTTTCTGGCTGATTCAGTATTCATCAACCATACAGATTTTGTCCATTCCATAAATTGTTCTTTTTCGATTGTGTTTTCATCTTCTTTTGATTTGTCTCGCTTGAAAGCGCCTTTTGAGAAAACCAAAATATATTCATGGACATCACGAAGGACGGGGTTGGAAGCAGATTTCCAGCTTCCCCATGCCATCGAAACGCCCGCTCCGGCGCCCTTGTTCCAGATAATTTCCCCTCGCATCAGGAAACCAATGCCCTCCATTATTTGAGAAATGTAATCTGATAATGGAATATAGGGTTTGCGACCCAGATTTGCGACATTGATACAGGCCCGGCCGC encodes the following:
- a CDS encoding site-specific DNA-methyltransferase, with protein sequence MTEEPAKGARTSGFGTTPRINHDSSNYYNSRLYSELPAHSKLESDAQNVVPPELLNTIILGSAEKMGQIPDNSLHLMVTSPPYNVSKEYDDDLSLQEYLDMLRNVFAETYRVLVNGGRACINVANLGRKPYIPLSDYISQIMEGIGFLMRGEIIWNKGAGAGVSMAWGSWKSASNPVLRDVHEYILVFSKGAFKRDKSKEDENTIEKEQFMEWTKSVWLMNTESARKIGHPAPFPVELPYRLIQLYTYKNEVILDPFIGSGSSAIAALKSQRSYIGYDIDPEYVKLAETRIASYKKELPG